One Paroedura picta isolate Pp20150507F chromosome 16, Ppicta_v3.0, whole genome shotgun sequence genomic region harbors:
- the LOC143825227 gene encoding olfactory receptor 6M1-like: protein MSLKNFTQPIITEIILLGFSKLHQLQKPLFVLFLVMYTLTLLGNGLVIILIEIDYHLKTPMYYFLKNLSWLEIIITTTVTPKMLSLLILQDNTMSFFACILQGYTYFVAGTSEVLLLAAMSIDRYMAICNPLRYTSIMRTQVCQLMVLSCWVCSFFSITLPSVLTLGLPFCGPNVINHFFCDSGPVVEMICADIHFIQVLNLVVSCLTLLSSVSVTAVSYICIIVTVMRIPSAKGRMKAFSTCSSHITVTSLYYGSSMFIYIKPAGKTSTDLNKVGTVLNTVVTPLLNPIIYTFRNKVVKEALKDAIRKMQAGFRK, encoded by the coding sequence CACTGAAATTATTCTCCTTGGCTTTTCAAAACTCCATCAACTTCAGAAACCACTCTTTGTCCTGTTCCTTGTCATGTACACACTGACTTTGCTTGGCAATGGGTTGGTCATTATTCTGATTGAAATAGATTACCACCTCAAAACCCCGATGTACTATTTTCTCAAGAACCTCTCCTGGTTGGAGATCATCATCACGACAACCGTCACACCCAAGATGCTCAGCTTGCTCATCTTACAGGACAACACCATGTCTTTCTTTGCCTGTATTCTGCAAGGATATACCTACTTTGTGGCTGGTACTTCTGAAGTTCTCTTGTTAGCTGCTATGTCCATAGATCGCTACATGGCCATCTGTAACCCTCTGAGATATACCTCTATAATGAGAACCCAAGTTTGCCAGTTGATGGTACTATCCTGTTGGGTGTGCAGCTTCTTTTCTATAACACTACCTTCAGTATTAACCCTTGGACTGCCTTTCTGTGGCCCCAATGTTATTAATCATTTTTTCTGTGACAGTGGCCCTGTGGTGGAGATGATTTGCGCTGACATTCACTTTATCCAAGTCTTAAACTTGGTGGTCTCCTGCTTGACCCTCCTGAGCTCTGTATCTGTGACAGCTGTCTCCTACATCTGCATCATTGTCACTGTGATGAGGATTCCTTCGGCCAAAGGCAGGATGAAGGCCTTTAGTACCTGTAGCTCTCACATCACAGTAACCTCACTCTATTATGGTAGCTCCATGTTCATCTACATCAAGCCAGCTGGCAAAACCTCTACAGATTTGAACAAGGTGGGCACAGTCCTCAACACAGTGGTAACCCCTTTGCTGAACCCCATCATTTACACCTTCAGGAACAAGGTTGTGAAAGAGGCCCTGAAAGATGCCATTAGAAAAATGCAGGCTGGCTTTCGGAAATGA